A genomic segment from Cygnus atratus isolate AKBS03 ecotype Queensland, Australia chromosome Z, CAtr_DNAZoo_HiC_assembly, whole genome shotgun sequence encodes:
- the NIPSNAP3A gene encoding protein NipSnap homolog 3A gives MLPAGLLRRPLAAAARLCGARGRPQVLASLATGPRQNNGIFYEIRTYDIKPSRMKEFVELVNKYFHLRTAHSELVGLWTVELGAMNKAVHVWKYDNFAHRTAVRKALANDKDWQGKFISPALTCIEKQHNEVAYLVPWCQLGKPSKEGGVYEWVTFQMKPGGPALWGESFQAAINAHINTGYTKLIGVFHTEYGLLNTVHVIWWNESPDHRAAGRHSAHEDARVVAAVRDSVRFLESQHNMLMIPLACSPLK, from the exons atGCTGCCCGCGGGGCTGCTCCGCCGAcccctcgccgccgccgcccgcctgtgcggggcgcggggccgcccgcaG GTACTCGCGTCCCTTGCTACAGGCCCCAGACAAAATAATGGCATTTTCTATGAAATTCGCACATACGATATTAAGCCATCAAGGATGAAGGAGTTTGTGGAACTGGTCAATAAGTACTTCCACCTTCGCACAGCTCACTCAGAGCTGGTGGGACTCTGGACTGTGGAGCTGGGAGCGATGAATAAGGCTGTCCATGTGTGGAAGTATG ATAATTTTGCCCACAGAACAGCAGTCCGGAAGGCGCTAGCCAATGACAAGGACTGGCAGGGAAAATTCATCTCTCCAGCCCTTACCTGTATAGAGAAACAGCACAATGAAGTTGCTTATCTGGTACCCTGGTGTCAGCTTGGGAAACCTTCAAAAGAAGGGG GTGTATACGAGTGGGTTACTTTCCAGATGAAACCTGGTGGGCCAGCTCTGTGGGGTGAATCATTCCAGGCTGCAATCAATGCTCACATCAATACAGGCTACACTAAGCTGATTGGTGTTTTCCACACAGAGTATGGGTTACTTAACACAG TCCATGTGATCTGGTGGAATGAGAGCCCAGATCACCGGGCAGCAGGAAGGCACAGCGCCCATGAAGATGCCAGAGTGGTAGCAGCTG TACGGGACAGCGTCAGGTTCTTGGAGTCCCAGCACAACATGCTGATGATTCCTCTGGCATGCTCACCCCTGAAGTAA